GCCTTTTGGCATTTTCCATGGAAGCAACGATTCAAGATCATGTGCAGAATCTATGAAGGGAAATTTTTCAAATATATAAATCAGATATTCGTAGGGATTGAGATTGTTGGCCTTTGCTGTTTCAACCAGGCTATATATTGTCGCACTGGATTTTGCTCCTCGAGGTGAACCTGAGAACAGCCAGTTCTTGCGGCCGATGGCGAATGGGCGGATTGCATTTTCAGCAACATTATTATCGGGCGTGAGATATGGATTATCGAGGTA
Above is a window of Maridesulfovibrio ferrireducens DNA encoding:
- a CDS encoding transposase domain-containing protein, giving the protein YLDNPYLTPDNNVAENAIRPFAIGRKNWLFSGSPRGAKSSATIYSLVETAKANNLNPYEYLIYIFEKFPFIDSAHDLESLLPWKMPKGKAI